One stretch of Bombina bombina isolate aBomBom1 chromosome 7, aBomBom1.pri, whole genome shotgun sequence DNA includes these proteins:
- the LOC128636137 gene encoding uncharacterized protein LOC128636137, which translates to MAHKTMFDLDEAELARLRGILEEERRNQPMMLRPEELCMWDPVKEDAGGEEIEIPKDSNTNAPRKGNVYWCKCKHCTPMYTEEESMCCKEIPKIQPYIKSGEECICEVDYFKNRILDPEHIQNLHMFERLHSDYDYPNFFGTRHRDYRRVTYWAFTKWVHKHMNARKKRRIPACVVGAVRAQYPFPDDLDGEEGTHTVKTDGFAEDFCAKYSV; encoded by the exons ATGGCGCACAAAACAATGTTTGACCTGGATGAAGCGGAACTTGCAAGACTg agagGGATTCTGGAAGAAGAGAGGCGTAACCAACCCATGATGTTGCGACCCGAAGAACTCTGTATGTGGGATCCGGTTAAAGAAGATGCAGGAGGAGAAGAAATAGAAATTCCAAAGGATTCTAATACAAACGCACCACGAAAAGGGAACGTGTATTGGTGCAAATGCAAACACTGTACTCCTATGTATACAGAGGAAGAGTCTATGTGTTGTAAGGAGATTCCCAAGATCCAGCCATATATTAAATCTGGGGAGGAATGTATTTGCGAAGTGGATTACTTTAAGAACCGCATTCTCGACCCTGAGCACATACAGAACCTACACATGTTTGAGCGCTTGCATAGTGATTACGATTATCCCAACTTTTTTGGTACGCGGCATAGGGATTATAGAAGGGTTACCTACTGGGCATTCACTAAGTGGGTGCATAAGCATATGAACGCAAGAAAGAAAAGACGTATTCCAGCGTGTGTAGTGGGAGCCGTACGTGCCCAATACCCATTTCCGGATGATCTGGATGGTGAGGAGGGTACACATACCGTGAAAACTGATGGATTTGCAGAAGATTTCTGTGCAAAATATTCTGTTTAA